A region of Paenibacillus sp. 37 DNA encodes the following proteins:
- the tyrS gene encoding tyrosine--tRNA ligase translates to MNIIDELQWRDAINQQTDAEGLRELTETKSVSLYCGVDPTGDSMHIGHLIPFMMLKRFQLAGHRPVILIGGATGTIGDPSGRQAERSLQTMEQVQENVDALTAQMKKLFVTDGDNQVRMVNNYDWTHKINVIEFLRDYGKNFNLNTMLAKDVVASRLEGGISFTEFSYQILQSLDYLHLFQNEDVQLQIGGSDQWGNITSGLDLIRKKEGSEAKAYGLTIPLMLKSDGTKFGKTAGGAIWLDPNKTTPFEFYQFWANTDDRDVIKYLKYFTFLSKEEIEALAEKVETEPHRREAQKALAEEMTKFVHGEEMLEQAKRITAALFSGDIRSLTADEIEQGFKEMPTFETDGEAKNIVDWLVDLGLEPSKRQAREDVTKGAISMNGEKITELEFTVSAEHAIGGKFIIIRKGKKNYSLVKLQS, encoded by the coding sequence GTACTGCGGTGTTGACCCTACGGGGGATAGCATGCATATCGGACATTTAATTCCCTTCATGATGCTGAAACGTTTTCAACTGGCAGGACACCGTCCGGTTATTTTGATTGGTGGAGCTACAGGCACGATTGGTGATCCAAGTGGTCGTCAGGCAGAGCGTTCTTTGCAAACGATGGAGCAAGTGCAGGAGAACGTGGATGCACTGACCGCGCAGATGAAGAAGTTGTTCGTAACAGACGGGGATAATCAGGTACGCATGGTGAACAACTACGATTGGACACACAAAATCAATGTCATTGAATTCTTGCGTGACTACGGCAAAAACTTTAACCTCAACACAATGCTTGCTAAGGATGTAGTTGCGAGCAGACTGGAAGGCGGAATCTCGTTCACTGAGTTCTCCTACCAGATTCTTCAATCACTCGACTACCTGCACCTGTTCCAGAACGAAGATGTACAGCTTCAAATTGGCGGTTCCGATCAATGGGGGAATATCACGAGTGGTCTTGATCTGATTCGTAAAAAAGAAGGATCTGAAGCGAAGGCGTACGGTCTGACCATTCCACTTATGCTTAAATCCGATGGAACCAAATTCGGTAAAACAGCTGGCGGCGCAATCTGGCTTGATCCGAACAAAACGACACCATTTGAATTCTACCAGTTCTGGGCGAACACAGATGACCGTGATGTGATCAAATACTTGAAATACTTTACCTTCCTGAGCAAAGAAGAAATTGAAGCTTTGGCTGAAAAGGTAGAGACAGAGCCGCACAGACGTGAAGCACAGAAAGCACTTGCGGAAGAAATGACAAAATTCGTACACGGCGAAGAAATGCTTGAACAGGCTAAACGTATTACAGCGGCGCTGTTCAGTGGTGATATCCGTTCCCTGACCGCAGACGAAATCGAGCAGGGCTTCAAGGAAATGCCTACCTTTGAAACGGACGGCGAAGCCAAAAATATTGTGGATTGGCTCGTAGATCTGGGTCTGGAGCCATCCAAGCGCCAAGCGCGGGAGGATGTCACCAAAGGTGCAATTTCCATGAATGGTGAGAAAATCACGGAGCTTGAATTCACGGTGTCGGCAGAACACGCCATTGGCGGTAAATTCATCATTATCCGTAAAGGTAAGAAGAACTACAGCCTGGTTAAACTTCAATCGTAG